One window of the Lipingzhangella halophila genome contains the following:
- a CDS encoding GntR family transcriptional regulator: MFDEHSPIYRQIADAIRADVLSGALQEDERIMSTNQYAAHYRINPATAAKAFQDLVDEGVLYKRRGLGMFVHPKAREKLRDQHRARFFSDVVDPMVTEARAIGVPLDDVIARVAELRDRSENR; encoded by the coding sequence ATGTTCGATGAGCACAGTCCGATCTACCGGCAGATCGCGGACGCGATCCGCGCCGACGTGCTCAGCGGCGCGCTGCAGGAGGACGAGCGGATCATGTCGACCAACCAGTACGCCGCGCACTACCGGATCAATCCGGCGACCGCGGCCAAGGCGTTCCAGGACCTCGTGGACGAGGGGGTGCTGTACAAGCGGCGGGGCCTGGGGATGTTCGTGCATCCCAAGGCGCGCGAGAAGCTGCGCGACCAGCACCGCGCGCGGTTCTTCAGTGATGTCGTCGACCCGATGGTGACCGAGGCCCGGGCTATCGGGGTACCGCTGGACGACGTCATCGCGCGCGTGGCGGAACTCAGGGACAGGAGCGAGAACCGATGA
- a CDS encoding ATP-binding protein: MVGRAAERDTLTRILGEACAGRGRALLVRGEAGVGKSMLLHRTAEDAGDRDMRVLHCSGVESEVEQAFSGLHQLLGPVLGHLPDLPEAQAGALRGALGLTDAAATDLQVSAATLALLAAAARERPLLVAADDVQWLDRATARTLVFAARRLSGEPIAVLLAARAGEASTVDTSDLPALQLGGLAPPEAARLLAERGWEIPGHLRDTVLAATGGNPLALTELAAFGDPDRLLADLALTGTVPVGDRLRGAFLRRITALPADSRDVLLVAAAEETGSTEAVVGAAARQGVSSSALDAAERAGLVHVTGTAIRFHHPLVRSVAYHDASFARRRAAHEAIAAELTANSAADQAAWHRAVVATGPDEKLASALERSANAARRRGGEAAAATVLRRAAGLSESAEGRRDRTVAAAFVALDSGQPDVARTLAEEVLADPAPEVTLAQLTGNIELYSGDPAVAYEHLLRCGELLAASDPEEAAWALVQAASAAFRSGDMEALVAAVRRIDALDCAPTTRRVGRYVIEGGELTAAQLWELPEALARTQPEGGGRPWMWATVVGWRSPDLAQARLLAEATGRRLHSIGATAQLPELHYYLADIEFWLGQWDSGTEHAEEGLRFTRETGQRTWTANHLALLARFAAGRGDTRSCRQYAEQALEIAAPLRERAAAGMATAALGLLALGEGDAEQACRHLARLVTPGSPYAHPPTALSSISEIVEASVRAQRPELGRGALEGFEAWFGSTHSRSQLASLHHCRALLAGDAGEGGDAGDGWEAPEQHFRRALEVGEVADRPFHRGRTALFYGEWLRRNRRRADARVQLRTAADAFGSAGAEPWARRARAELRATGERAQRARSAATELLSAQELEVARLAAQGLSNREIGERLVLSPRTVGSHLYRMFPKLEISTRSQLRDLDLG; the protein is encoded by the coding sequence ATGGTCGGGCGCGCGGCGGAACGGGACACCCTGACGCGCATACTCGGCGAGGCGTGCGCCGGCCGCGGCCGGGCGCTCCTGGTGCGCGGCGAGGCCGGAGTCGGAAAGAGCATGCTGCTGCACCGCACGGCGGAGGACGCCGGAGACCGGGACATGCGCGTGCTGCACTGCTCCGGAGTCGAGTCCGAGGTGGAGCAGGCGTTCAGCGGGCTGCACCAGTTGCTCGGCCCGGTGCTCGGCCACCTGCCCGACCTCCCGGAGGCGCAGGCCGGCGCGCTGCGCGGCGCGCTGGGACTCACCGACGCCGCGGCCACGGACCTGCAGGTGTCGGCGGCGACGCTGGCGCTGCTCGCCGCTGCCGCGCGCGAGCGCCCTCTTCTCGTCGCCGCCGACGACGTGCAGTGGCTCGACCGGGCGACGGCGCGGACGCTGGTGTTCGCGGCGCGCCGGCTGAGCGGCGAACCCATCGCGGTCCTGCTCGCCGCCCGAGCCGGCGAGGCATCCACCGTGGACACCAGCGACCTTCCCGCCCTCCAATTGGGCGGGCTGGCGCCTCCCGAGGCGGCGCGACTACTCGCCGAGCGCGGGTGGGAGATCCCCGGCCATCTCCGCGACACGGTGCTCGCGGCGACCGGCGGGAACCCGCTCGCCCTGACCGAGCTGGCCGCGTTCGGCGACCCGGACCGGCTCCTGGCCGACCTCGCGCTGACCGGTACGGTTCCGGTGGGCGACCGGCTCCGCGGCGCGTTCCTGCGCCGGATCACCGCCTTGCCGGCCGACAGCCGGGACGTGCTGCTGGTCGCGGCGGCCGAGGAGACGGGGAGCACGGAGGCGGTGGTCGGCGCCGCCGCGCGGCAGGGCGTCTCCTCCAGTGCTCTCGACGCGGCCGAGCGCGCGGGTCTCGTGCACGTCACGGGCACTGCCATCCGGTTCCATCACCCGCTGGTGCGGTCCGTCGCCTACCACGACGCGTCGTTCGCGCGGCGGCGCGCCGCGCACGAGGCCATCGCCGCGGAGCTGACCGCGAACTCGGCGGCCGACCAGGCGGCCTGGCACCGGGCGGTGGTCGCGACCGGGCCGGACGAGAAACTCGCGAGCGCTCTCGAACGCAGCGCCAACGCCGCGCGGCGCCGGGGCGGGGAGGCGGCCGCGGCGACGGTGCTGCGGCGGGCCGCCGGGCTCAGCGAGTCCGCCGAGGGGCGCCGAGACCGGACGGTGGCCGCGGCGTTCGTCGCCCTGGACTCCGGCCAGCCCGACGTCGCCCGGACGCTGGCAGAGGAGGTCCTCGCCGACCCCGCACCCGAGGTGACGCTCGCGCAGCTCACCGGGAACATCGAGCTGTACTCCGGTGACCCGGCGGTGGCCTACGAGCACCTGTTGCGCTGCGGGGAGCTGCTGGCCGCGAGCGATCCGGAGGAAGCCGCCTGGGCGCTCGTGCAGGCCGCGAGTGCCGCGTTCCGCTCGGGAGACATGGAGGCGCTGGTCGCCGCGGTGCGGCGGATCGACGCCCTCGACTGCGCACCGACCACCCGGCGGGTGGGCCGGTACGTGATCGAGGGCGGGGAGCTGACCGCGGCCCAGTTGTGGGAGCTTCCCGAAGCGCTGGCCCGGACCCAGCCCGAGGGCGGAGGGCGGCCGTGGATGTGGGCCACGGTGGTCGGCTGGCGGTCGCCGGACCTGGCGCAGGCGCGGCTCCTCGCGGAGGCCACCGGCCGGCGGCTGCACTCCATTGGGGCGACGGCGCAACTGCCGGAGCTGCACTACTACCTGGCCGACATCGAGTTCTGGCTCGGCCAGTGGGACTCCGGGACCGAGCACGCCGAGGAAGGGCTGCGGTTCACCCGCGAGACAGGACAGCGCACCTGGACGGCCAACCACCTGGCGCTGCTGGCGCGCTTCGCCGCGGGACGGGGCGACACGCGGTCCTGCCGGCAGTACGCCGAGCAGGCCCTGGAGATCGCGGCACCGCTGCGCGAGCGCGCCGCGGCCGGCATGGCGACCGCGGCGCTCGGCCTGCTGGCATTGGGGGAGGGCGATGCCGAGCAGGCGTGCCGCCACCTGGCCCGGCTGGTCACACCGGGATCGCCCTATGCGCACCCGCCCACAGCGCTGTCCTCGATCAGCGAGATCGTCGAGGCGTCGGTGCGCGCCCAGCGTCCGGAGCTGGGGCGCGGCGCGCTGGAAGGGTTCGAGGCGTGGTTCGGTTCCACCCACTCCCGCAGCCAGCTCGCCTCGCTGCACCACTGCCGCGCGCTGCTCGCCGGAGATGCCGGCGAGGGCGGGGATGCCGGCGACGGGTGGGAGGCCCCGGAGCAGCACTTCCGACGCGCGCTGGAGGTCGGGGAGGTCGCGGATCGGCCGTTCCACCGGGGGCGTACGGCGCTGTTCTACGGCGAGTGGCTGCGCCGCAACCGGCGCCGGGCCGACGCGCGCGTCCAGCTCCGCACCGCCGCCGACGCGTTCGGGAGTGCCGGGGCCGAGCCCTGGGCGCGGCGGGCCCGCGCCGAGTTGCGTGCCACGGGGGAACGGGCGCAACGAGCCCGCTCGGCGGCCACCGAACTGCTCAGCGCGCAGGAGCTGGAGGTGGCCCGGCTCGCGGCTCAGGGCCTGAGCAACCGGGAGATCGGTGAGCGGCTGGTGTTGAGCCCGCGCACCGTTGGTTCGCACCTCTACCGGATGTTTCCCAAGCTGGAGATCTCCACCAGGTCCCAGCTTCGCGATCTCGACCTGGGGTGA
- a CDS encoding DUF2306 domain-containing protein, giving the protein MATTTREASPPNPPGASTRTRPRWWRRPWILPLGLATVVFLSFSVPPYLTLDPELSRFPIRDDFPLHYPFMVTHIFAGSIVMLAVCLQVWPWLRQNYPAVHRWSGRTYVMIGIPLVGLPSLVLAPLSHSGLGGQVSNTLWGILWLTCTIVGYRMVRQRRYAEHREWMLRSFALIFAIAMNRLWSTAAVITLMPQLDTTFGGDQQMLIMIAGSTSSWLSWVLNLLIVEWWIQYRRRGRRTPSRQKARPAQEDATQPA; this is encoded by the coding sequence GTGGCCACGACGACTCGCGAGGCGAGCCCACCGAACCCGCCGGGCGCGTCCACCCGGACGCGCCCGAGGTGGTGGCGGCGCCCGTGGATCCTGCCACTGGGCCTGGCCACCGTGGTCTTCCTGAGCTTCTCAGTGCCGCCGTACCTGACCCTCGACCCCGAGCTGTCGCGCTTCCCGATCCGGGACGACTTCCCGCTGCACTACCCGTTCATGGTGACGCACATCTTCGCCGGCAGCATCGTCATGCTCGCCGTCTGCCTCCAGGTGTGGCCGTGGCTGCGGCAGAACTATCCCGCCGTGCACCGGTGGAGCGGGCGGACCTACGTCATGATCGGGATACCGCTCGTCGGCCTTCCGTCCCTGGTCCTCGCGCCCCTCAGCCACTCGGGCCTCGGCGGCCAGGTCAGCAATACTCTCTGGGGGATCCTGTGGCTGACGTGCACCATCGTCGGGTACCGGATGGTGCGCCAGCGGCGGTACGCCGAGCACCGCGAGTGGATGCTGCGCAGCTTCGCACTGATCTTCGCGATCGCGATGAACCGCCTGTGGTCCACAGCCGCCGTGATAACGCTCATGCCGCAACTCGACACCACGTTCGGCGGCGACCAGCAGATGCTGATCATGATCGCCGGCTCGACGAGTAGCTGGCTGAGTTGGGTGCTCAACCTGCTCATCGTGGAATGGTGGATCCAGTACCGGAGGCGCGGCCGCCGTACACCGTCCCGCCAGAAAGCCCGGCCAGCGCAGGAAGACGCCACGCAACCGGCGTAG
- a CDS encoding NAD-dependent protein deacetylase gives MGSGPEAAGIAAAAVRVRAVLGDARITVLTGAGLSTDSGIPDYRGPDSPPRKPMTYQQFVSSAAFRRHYWARNHLGWRHMGGARPNDGHRALARLESGGVLNGLITQNVDILHEAAGSWHVIDLHGRYDRVICLTCRGVTSRAALDERLTALNPEFTADLADVEVAPDADAAIASTEGFRVADCDSCGGILKPDIVYFGENVPKERVERAYALVDRAEALLVAGSSLTVWSGLRFVRRADRRGTPVVIINQGPTRGDGLATLKAEAGCSPLLRALSELYAG, from the coding sequence GTGGGCAGCGGTCCGGAGGCGGCCGGCATCGCCGCTGCGGCGGTCCGCGTGCGCGCCGTGCTGGGGGACGCCCGCATCACCGTGCTCACCGGGGCGGGTCTGTCCACCGACTCCGGAATCCCCGACTACCGCGGGCCCGACTCCCCACCGCGCAAACCCATGACCTACCAGCAGTTCGTCTCAAGCGCCGCGTTCCGGCGCCACTACTGGGCGCGCAACCATCTCGGGTGGCGGCACATGGGCGGCGCGCGCCCCAACGACGGGCACCGCGCCCTCGCCCGCCTGGAGAGTGGCGGCGTGCTGAACGGGCTGATCACCCAGAACGTCGACATCCTGCACGAAGCGGCGGGCAGTTGGCACGTCATCGACCTGCACGGCCGCTACGACCGCGTCATCTGCCTGACCTGCCGCGGTGTGACCAGTAGGGCCGCCCTGGACGAACGCCTCACCGCGCTCAACCCGGAGTTCACCGCCGACCTCGCCGACGTCGAGGTCGCTCCGGACGCCGATGCCGCCATCGCCTCCACGGAGGGATTCCGGGTGGCCGACTGCGACTCCTGCGGCGGGATACTCAAACCCGACATCGTGTACTTCGGGGAGAACGTGCCCAAGGAGCGCGTGGAGCGCGCCTACGCCCTCGTGGACCGGGCCGAGGCGCTCCTGGTGGCGGGATCGTCGCTGACCGTGTGGTCCGGCCTGCGCTTCGTCCGGCGCGCGGACCGGCGGGGCACGCCCGTGGTGATCATCAACCAGGGGCCGACCCGCGGCGACGGGCTGGCGACCCTGAAGGCCGAGGCGGGCTGCTCCCCGCTGCTGCGCGCGCTGTCCGAGCTCTATGCGGGGTGA
- a CDS encoding Nramp family divalent metal transporter produces MHSSIDDPNEDDSNDVGTDAASGRDPSATSAPGSPEEGGSAGTGGTRRDTPSEAVPVRLEAPGTGFRQTWKAMGPGIAAAMTGIGSSHIIHAPTAGAQWGYTLLWIIPVAYLLKYCAFEFAHRYTVVRGESIIEAYQRVGRGYGQWPLWYLLFNSVANTFSTAGRALGTAAMIWAAFPFLPLPAWGILVLLACVAILWTGKYAALETVVKLCIIVFCVAVLVAFVLRMPSPDEYVANLVPALAPAGALVLVGAMFGYFPTTVEISPMQSNWAVAKGAGMARVRALERQGHRVELAPNYLRNNFKLFKRDMNISYVISGLTGLAFLIVGAVVLHPIGLVPEKSEMGATIARMYTDTFGQWVFPVIIAGGVAALFSTTLTYFDGQPRIFVECCVRLRTAWDTPKVRGWLYRGFQIVWIVAGSAIIIGLPEPVLVVQLASVLALLFSPVIYWLNIKAVRDNFTSPAEREFLPSRPMMVWAWLGLLGLVVICVWILSSADLTEI; encoded by the coding sequence ATGCATTCCAGCATCGATGACCCGAACGAAGACGACAGCAACGACGTCGGCACCGACGCCGCCAGCGGCCGGGACCCGTCGGCCACCTCCGCGCCCGGCTCCCCCGAAGAGGGCGGCTCCGCGGGTACCGGCGGCACCCGGCGCGACACCCCGTCCGAGGCGGTACCGGTGCGGCTAGAAGCGCCGGGAACCGGCTTCCGCCAGACGTGGAAAGCGATGGGGCCCGGAATCGCGGCCGCCATGACCGGGATCGGCTCCAGCCACATCATCCACGCGCCGACCGCCGGCGCGCAGTGGGGCTACACCCTGCTGTGGATCATCCCGGTCGCATACCTCCTCAAGTACTGCGCCTTCGAGTTCGCGCACCGGTACACGGTGGTGCGCGGCGAGAGCATCATCGAGGCCTACCAGCGCGTCGGGCGCGGATACGGCCAGTGGCCGTTGTGGTACCTGCTCTTCAACTCCGTCGCGAACACATTCAGCACAGCCGGGCGCGCCCTTGGCACCGCGGCCATGATCTGGGCGGCGTTCCCGTTCCTGCCGCTGCCGGCCTGGGGGATCCTGGTCCTGCTGGCGTGCGTCGCCATCCTGTGGACCGGCAAGTACGCGGCGCTGGAGACGGTCGTCAAGCTGTGCATCATCGTCTTCTGCGTCGCCGTGCTGGTGGCGTTTGTGCTGCGCATGCCGTCCCCGGATGAGTACGTCGCGAATCTGGTCCCGGCGCTGGCGCCCGCCGGCGCGCTGGTGCTGGTGGGCGCGATGTTCGGGTACTTCCCCACCACCGTGGAGATCTCGCCGATGCAGTCGAACTGGGCGGTGGCCAAGGGGGCCGGGATGGCCCGGGTCCGCGCCCTGGAGCGCCAGGGCCACCGGGTCGAGCTCGCGCCGAACTACCTGCGCAACAACTTCAAGCTGTTCAAGCGCGACATGAACATCAGCTACGTCATCTCGGGCCTCACCGGGCTGGCGTTCCTGATCGTCGGCGCGGTGGTGCTGCACCCGATCGGGCTGGTGCCGGAGAAATCCGAGATGGGCGCGACCATCGCGCGGATGTACACCGACACGTTCGGGCAGTGGGTCTTCCCGGTCATCATCGCTGGCGGAGTGGCGGCACTGTTCTCCACGACGCTGACCTACTTCGACGGCCAGCCCCGCATCTTCGTGGAGTGCTGTGTGCGGCTGCGCACGGCGTGGGACACCCCGAAGGTGCGCGGGTGGCTCTACCGCGGCTTCCAGATCGTGTGGATCGTCGCCGGCTCGGCCATCATCATCGGCCTCCCGGAGCCCGTGCTGGTGGTGCAGCTCGCCTCGGTCCTGGCCCTGCTGTTCTCGCCGGTCATCTACTGGCTGAACATCAAGGCGGTCAGGGACAACTTCACGTCGCCGGCGGAGCGCGAGTTCCTGCCCTCCCGCCCCATGATGGTGTGGGCCTGGCTCGGGCTGCTCGGCCTCGTCGTCATCTGCGTGTGGATCCTCAGCTCGGCCGACCTCACGGAGATCTGA
- a CDS encoding creatininase family protein, whose translation MADKDYVHSDSDEERKHNILALSYAEVAERLSESGQDVVLIPLGSTEKHGAHIPLGTDSYVTMEVVERTAKAADVVYSPLVPFGYSPHHMGRHLEGAGTVTLRAETYRRIMNDVARSLIFHGFRKIIFVSHHGSNTKPIDEIMRQLRYETGAYISYYKTPTERDANAVQDLFDNPPEETPGWHSSELETSVLMATGDGLVNMDRAVEDRAHAPEYMTDAFSKTDGTGTVKFRGSENIWVPMEHHEYCDTAVIGNPFRSTKDKGLAMLDRMAEHLTGYVEEVRQFKVEVTHSDYPERA comes from the coding sequence ATGGCTGACAAGGACTATGTGCACTCCGACTCCGACGAGGAGCGCAAGCACAACATCCTGGCGCTCTCCTACGCCGAGGTCGCCGAACGCCTGAGCGAGAGCGGGCAGGACGTCGTCCTGATCCCCCTGGGCAGCACGGAGAAACACGGTGCGCACATCCCGCTCGGCACCGACAGCTACGTCACAATGGAAGTCGTCGAGCGCACCGCCAAGGCGGCCGACGTCGTGTACTCGCCGCTCGTGCCGTTCGGCTACTCGCCGCACCACATGGGGCGGCACCTCGAAGGGGCCGGCACGGTCACGTTGCGCGCCGAGACCTACCGGCGCATCATGAACGATGTCGCGCGCAGCCTGATCTTCCACGGCTTCCGAAAGATCATCTTCGTGAGCCACCATGGCTCGAACACCAAGCCGATCGACGAGATCATGCGCCAGTTGCGCTACGAGACCGGCGCCTACATCTCCTACTACAAGACCCCGACCGAGCGCGACGCCAACGCGGTCCAGGACCTCTTCGACAACCCGCCGGAGGAGACGCCGGGGTGGCACTCCAGCGAGCTGGAGACCTCAGTCCTGATGGCCACGGGGGACGGCCTGGTCAACATGGACCGCGCCGTTGAGGACCGGGCGCACGCTCCCGAGTACATGACCGACGCCTTCTCCAAGACCGACGGCACCGGGACGGTGAAGTTCCGCGGGTCGGAGAACATCTGGGTACCCATGGAGCACCACGAGTACTGCGACACCGCCGTGATCGGCAACCCGTTCCGCTCCACCAAGGACAAGGGCCTGGCCATGCTCGACCGGATGGCCGAGCACCTGACCGGCTACGTCGAGGAGGTCCGGCAGTTCAAGGTGGAGGTCACCCACAGCGACTACCCCGAGCGGGCATGA
- a CDS encoding class II aldolase/adducin family protein, producing MPEVDAATLRLLREDLVAVSRHGYERGLVPGVSGNNSLRVPETDLVLIKATGGCKGEMDISDTVLMNLDGEVLDEGRTPSKEWRWHAAVYRTRPEVGGIAHLHPPHSVAFAVANQPVPLVHTAGRAHLRRVALVDLLPAGSAELADAVVAAFSDPEVRAAVMREHGTITVGPDLRTAHYRTEYLEDCAKVALMAARIQGTTPDSLPLAVDTAPLAEVTG from the coding sequence ATGCCTGAGGTGGACGCCGCGACCTTGCGGCTGCTGCGCGAGGACCTGGTCGCCGTCTCCCGGCACGGCTACGAACGCGGCCTGGTGCCGGGCGTCAGCGGCAACAACAGCCTGCGGGTGCCGGAGACCGACCTGGTGCTGATCAAGGCGACCGGTGGCTGCAAGGGCGAGATGGACATCTCGGACACGGTGCTGATGAACCTCGACGGGGAGGTGCTCGACGAGGGGCGGACGCCGTCCAAGGAGTGGCGCTGGCACGCGGCGGTCTACCGCACGCGGCCCGAGGTGGGCGGGATCGCCCACCTGCACCCGCCGCACTCGGTGGCGTTCGCCGTCGCCAACCAGCCCGTTCCGCTGGTGCACACGGCGGGGCGGGCGCACCTGCGCCGGGTCGCCCTGGTCGACCTGCTCCCCGCGGGCTCGGCCGAGCTGGCCGACGCGGTCGTCGCGGCGTTCTCCGATCCCGAGGTGCGCGCCGCGGTGATGCGCGAGCACGGCACCATCACGGTGGGGCCGGACCTGCGCACGGCCCACTACCGCACCGAGTACCTGGAGGACTGCGCCAAGGTGGCGCTGATGGCCGCGCGGATCCAGGGCACCACCCCGGACTCGCTGCCGCTCGCGGTCGACACCGCTCCCCTGGCCGAGGTGACCGGATGA
- a CDS encoding Tm-1-like ATP-binding domain-containing protein: MSGLVVLLATMDTKAAEVEYLRAELLGRGHPVRVVDVGLTPVDEDVDAPARVVAAMAGQELDGLRATARRDEAMAVMASGAREVLTGWHSAGELGGVLAVGGNQGTSIAAAAMRDLPFSVPKLIVSTVASGNVREYVGDSDVTLMFSVADLLGGANPVVAGVLRRAAAAMSGMVGAGAGADMAGARDGRPMVALTAFGNTHDAVTTAMSTLSDAGIGINSVPFHASGACGSAMERLIDDGLFHGVLDLTTHELLGELFPDDVYTPVRPGRLTAAGRAAIPQVVAPGGLEYFCFGGPDTIPPALRDRPVHHHNPNNTNVRASADELAAVAGTMAERLNASKGPVAVLVPTLGWSVVGSPGGVLHDPAANSAFTKTLRTRLAPHVVLRELDTTINDPVFATTAAETLLELLRDHTSVRFEHQAG, encoded by the coding sequence ATGAGCGGCCTCGTCGTTCTGCTCGCCACGATGGACACCAAGGCCGCCGAGGTCGAGTACCTCCGGGCCGAGCTCCTCGGGCGCGGCCACCCGGTTCGGGTGGTCGACGTCGGACTGACCCCGGTCGACGAAGACGTGGACGCCCCGGCGCGGGTGGTCGCCGCGATGGCCGGCCAGGAGCTGGACGGACTGCGCGCGACCGCCCGCAGGGACGAGGCCATGGCGGTCATGGCGTCCGGCGCCCGCGAGGTGCTGACCGGGTGGCACTCCGCGGGGGAGCTCGGCGGGGTGCTCGCGGTCGGTGGCAACCAGGGGACTTCCATCGCCGCGGCGGCGATGCGGGACCTCCCCTTCAGCGTGCCGAAGCTGATCGTGTCCACGGTGGCGTCGGGCAACGTGCGCGAGTACGTCGGCGACAGCGACGTGACACTGATGTTCTCGGTCGCCGACCTGCTGGGTGGGGCCAACCCGGTGGTGGCCGGCGTGCTGCGGCGGGCCGCCGCGGCGATGTCCGGCATGGTGGGCGCGGGCGCCGGCGCGGACATGGCGGGCGCCCGCGACGGCCGGCCGATGGTCGCGCTGACCGCGTTCGGCAACACCCACGACGCCGTGACGACCGCGATGTCGACCCTGTCCGACGCCGGCATCGGCATCAACTCGGTCCCGTTCCACGCGTCGGGCGCGTGCGGGTCGGCCATGGAGCGGCTGATCGACGACGGCCTGTTCCACGGAGTCCTCGACCTCACCACGCACGAGCTGCTCGGCGAGCTGTTCCCGGACGACGTCTACACGCCCGTGCGCCCGGGCCGGCTCACCGCGGCCGGCCGGGCCGCGATCCCCCAGGTGGTGGCCCCCGGCGGGCTGGAGTACTTCTGCTTCGGCGGGCCCGACACGATCCCCCCGGCTCTCCGCGACCGTCCGGTGCACCACCACAACCCGAACAACACCAACGTGCGGGCCTCCGCCGACGAGCTGGCAGCGGTGGCCGGGACCATGGCGGAGCGGCTGAACGCGTCGAAGGGGCCGGTCGCCGTCCTCGTTCCGACGTTGGGCTGGTCGGTGGTCGGCAGCCCCGGAGGGGTGCTGCACGACCCCGCCGCCAACAGCGCGTTCACGAAGACGCTGCGCACCCGGCTGGCGCCGCACGTCGTGCTGCGCGAGCTCGACACCACGATCAACGACCCGGTCTTCGCGACCACGGCAGCGGAGACGCTGCTGGAGCTGCTGCGGGACCACACGAGTGTCCGATTCGAGCACCAGGCGGGGTAA
- a CDS encoding zinc-dependent alcohol dehydrogenase, with product MAKTNDIAAAGAAADVPETMRGAVLYGPDDIRVVERPVPAPGPGEVLVRVAMCGTCGTDLKILGGHFPQTPPFGEYIPGHEWTGTVAALGENVDEFQVGDKVCIEAHAGCGSCDNCLVGRYTACLNYANPSKGHRATGMTMNGGFAEYAVHNAKALYRMPDSVSFEDAVLITTAGTGLYGLDVAGGYVAGQSVVVFGPGPVGLMTVQLCKQMAARQVILVGTRPSRLEVGKRLGADHVINARETDVAEEVLRLTEGEGADLSIEASGGTDCPQQAIEGTKRGGKILLVAFYPGQVTLDLSAAIRKDITMYTSRGEGGNNVKRAVAMASEGKLRGAELVTHRFPLEDITEAFRVVRERDGDPMKVVLIP from the coding sequence ATGGCCAAGACCAACGACATCGCCGCGGCGGGCGCCGCGGCCGACGTACCCGAGACCATGCGGGGGGCGGTCCTCTACGGCCCCGACGACATCCGCGTGGTCGAGCGCCCGGTACCGGCGCCGGGCCCCGGAGAGGTGCTGGTGCGGGTCGCGATGTGCGGCACCTGCGGGACGGACCTGAAGATCCTCGGGGGCCACTTCCCGCAGACCCCGCCGTTCGGGGAGTACATTCCCGGCCACGAGTGGACCGGCACCGTGGCCGCCCTGGGCGAGAACGTCGACGAGTTCCAGGTCGGCGACAAGGTGTGCATCGAGGCGCACGCCGGCTGCGGGAGCTGCGACAACTGCCTCGTCGGGCGCTACACGGCGTGCCTGAACTACGCCAACCCCTCGAAGGGGCACCGCGCCACCGGCATGACCATGAACGGCGGATTCGCGGAGTACGCCGTGCACAACGCGAAGGCGCTGTACCGGATGCCCGACTCGGTGTCCTTCGAGGACGCCGTTCTCATCACCACGGCCGGCACCGGGCTGTACGGGCTCGATGTCGCGGGCGGCTACGTCGCCGGGCAGTCCGTTGTCGTGTTCGGCCCCGGGCCGGTCGGCCTGATGACCGTCCAGTTGTGCAAGCAGATGGCCGCGCGCCAGGTGATTCTGGTCGGCACCCGGCCGTCCCGGCTGGAGGTGGGCAAGCGCCTGGGTGCCGACCACGTGATCAACGCCAGGGAGACCGACGTCGCCGAGGAGGTCCTCCGGCTCACCGAGGGCGAAGGCGCCGACCTGAGCATCGAGGCGTCCGGCGGCACCGACTGCCCGCAGCAGGCGATCGAGGGGACCAAGCGCGGTGGCAAGATCCTGCTGGTCGCGTTCTACCCGGGGCAGGTCACCCTGGACCTGAGCGCCGCCATCCGCAAGGACATCACGATGTACACCTCCCGTGGCGAGGGCGGCAACAACGTCAAGCGGGCCGTCGCCATGGCGTCGGAGGGCAAGCTCCGCGGCGCGGAGCTGGTCACGCACCGGTTCCCGCTGGAGGACATCACCGAGGCGTTCCGGGTGGTGCGGGAACGGGACGGCGACCCGATGAAGGTCGTGCTTATTCCCTAG